Proteins encoded within one genomic window of Chitinophaga parva:
- a CDS encoding gliding motility-associated C-terminal domain-containing protein, whose amino-acid sequence MKTAMQVNATLQRKVTTLAILLSMLWCIGWPLSSAKAQQVYATSQTNGRTGLCLLCGPAVTNPGNAVSASRTDYATFNMDGVAVGVSVFETLQFPSVNPNPGCDSLVIQIGSSQALLSANLLSNITVTTYNGATSNNDAVTVTPSLLRLLDDSSTALIVLRPTAAFDRVEIRESALIAALSSLRLYFAYHAPINLNNITIANGGTATVCAGSPISLSASVPAGGATIQWFTTATGGTPVAATNNYTFTPTANTTLYAGAVLGNCSSTTRQAVTVNVNPTPPTPTVSATTATVCSGQTATFSINNPQAGVTYTWYDAATGGTSQGTGSTFITPSLATTTSYYAEASLATGCTSPARTQVTATVNATPAAPVVTPATQAIAGGHTATINISNPVAGATYNWYTTPTGGSPIATGTSFTTPVLYTNATYYAAVTSAQGCENNSRTLATVTVTINNNVSCSFATTQQSPVYTGGLSACVLCSVNNPNNAIDTDTTTASSLTTPVSLAGYLGQLLTYPHTYLPGDSVRLLLGLPGGLADLQALGAIRVETYNNGVANGDAVSVNNPLLTLNLLGGERFNATVPATKPFNAVLVSIGGVGTLITTLNIYGASVIVPRPVVNPASASICTGSTASLTVTAPTGGADIAWYTVPVGGTAVGTGTTFTSPALSATTTYYVEAGRYGCANPVRTPVTVQVNTQPAAPVRATSNDSVCAGQAATLAVTPVTGVTFSWYASDTASTPLATGANFTTPALTTSTIYYVSASNGGCSSATRTAITAVVAAAPTGVTVTPAGATIQAGQSVTFTASAASGAANFNWFTTATGGTSIASGATFTSPLLFSNTTYYVEASNPTTGCISTQRIAVTVNVINPNVPDISCGAAGSQSASTNGLCVGCYVENPGLAVDNDPATGSTLHVVLGLLGGYVQQTFQFGSVSNGDSVHIGLSFPTGLADVGLLSSVQVQSYSGNTANNDLTSVSPQMLTLRLNTAQATANFLPAAPYDRIVVRLNSGVLGALSAVNVEYVQRFVSTPTPQADSVYACSGQPATLHASTPANATFRWYTQPTGGTPVGTGADFTTPAVNANTVYYLEAASADGCPSPSRAAVKVFAGLPGAEVTPDNVTVNSGDQTTFNIVNPNPGYTYTWYDAPSGGSVVHTGTSFTTPALTSSTSYYVVVSNGTGCSSTVRTQVTVNINIPMDPAPCSYANTQTSPVSTAVCLLCSITDPGYAVDSNRNTASKITAAVGIAGYYGQTLHFSNTYPAGDSVQVELEVPGGVVDAQILGGIRFETYNGATANGDGRMLSDSVVNLSILPGTNKFRVTVPVSKAFDGVNISVGGLISAVTSVLVYDAAAVVPSPTVTAPDGICSGTTATLKATAPANADITWYTQAVGGTAAGSGYTFTTPALTKSTTYYVAAGRYGCNSPARTAVTVNVGNPAAAPTAAGTQVCAGTTATLTATAPANVTFQWFTSATDTTVIFTGASFTTGVLNADTTFYVASNSNGCRSGRTAVPVTVGHVPTAFNVTPSSVTVAYGSSVVFTATAADTAAIFNYYTTATGGTPVFTGKVFQTPSLTTNTTYYAEATTKAGCATNFRIPLTVTVLADTSNGRVPCDAATAQTNTANGICVGCYVDNPGYAIDSSTATGSTLHTILGLLGGYVSQTLIFPSVSEVGDSVRIDLTVASGLADVGLLSTVQVGTYNGTTFNNDLQAVNGGPITLRLISNNQAYFTFKPTQSFDRVEVRLNSGLVQAINAITIRDAYRKVAVPVVSGSDTARICAGQSASLAVAPVTNVTMRWYTQSIGGTPVFTGNNYVTPNLTNSTTFWVEAVRTSTDCATQPRVPVTVIVLPTPNVPQALADTITICSGSKATFHATAPAGALFQWYSTATGGTPLDTGATFTTPALTKSTIYYLEAASETGGCANATRIAVLANVISMPPPPTVTPAGDTICAHNSVVLQASSTTPGLVYNWYSSATGGTAIATGPNFTTPVLDSSVTYYVESVAGTCSSSTRTAAIVKVNPLPTAPVITPTSATVNAGTTQTFAADSSRPGITNRWYTVATGGSPVYTGNKYTTPPLTASVTYYVESMSTSGCVSARTAVSVTVNSVTPGCALVTAQTNDVNGLCLGCAVTNPANAIDADTTTYSTLSALVNLVNGYVSQTLVMPTPGAAGDTARFALEFPAQLVNASLIGGLQVQSFNGATPNGDLHNVNISTITLNVLSGSNKFYLDVVPAAAYDRIEIRLNSGAVSAAQTLRIYYGGLKPITPAVTPANVTICAGSTTTLHATAPAVARIEWYSAPVGGTLLYTGGDYITPALTTTTTYYVQTVRIANNCPNPNRVPVTVSVLPVPTVTITGGNLSICSGTPVSIAATVTPATATVRWYDAATGGNLVYTGNPLVTGNLTKDTTFYAEGYNGTCGAATRTAVKVTVGKAVTPPVLASNNISICSGQTATLKVTSDTTGLVFRWYTAAIGGTPVFTGATYITGALTANAVYYVETANASGACNTASARTVANVQVSTVPTVPVPAATSDTVCLGQPVTLAVSNPQAGLTYQWYATASGGTPLFTGAIFNIASADTSATYYVQASSGAGCSSTSRAAVKVVVRTAPATPTLTIASQNICSGQQATFTINAPVAGITYRWYDAASGGNLLATGTSFTTPALTAAATYYVAAYNANCAGSSRAVAAVTVGTPTTPTLVSNNLNVCSGQSATFQVSSPVSGVTYNWYTVATGGTPAHTGTSFTTSALTATTTFYVEATGSTGCSTSSARAVATATIVPAPGTPTLAAASAVTCAGGNVTFTVTAPQTGITYQWFDAATGGNLLSTGTSFTASNVVKTTTYYVEGLSNGGCSSATRAAATATVATTPVNPTLTADNITTCIGGTASFAVASPDNNLVYTWWDAASGGTQVGTGATFTSPALSADKTYFVQAAVANGSCTSPARTPAHALVTNTLAVPTVTNAATVACAGQPVTISVQNPLNGVLYRWYTTATGGTAVFTGPDYTITGITASQTYYVEAATTAGCVSTSRAAAAITVSTAPTTPTLAADQVGLCTGQQATLTVSNPQAGVQYKWYTTATGGTALATGATFKTPAITATTNYYVEAQNTTGGCTSATRAIATVSLLPAGATPNVTGDQVVCPGSSATLTASSTVPGAIFSWYTSETATTPVYTGNSFTTPALTTSTTYFVGAAPGTFCGSADKVSADVNVEQQLPAPNVHVCDSSKQDQVTFCWDPVQGAQGYEVSVNGGSFIAPSSGTTGTSHTVTGLQSGQRVAFEVRALGQLACATSGIAAIEGRAASPKGNVIYVPNVFSPNGDGSNDKLYVYSESIATMEFIVYNKWGQQIFISKDIHTGWDGTVSGSPQPTGVYVWALRATMTDGTQQTRYGSVTVVR is encoded by the coding sequence ATGAAAACCGCTATGCAGGTGAATGCTACGCTCCAACGCAAGGTAACCACGCTTGCTATCCTATTGTCCATGTTATGGTGTATAGGATGGCCCCTCTCCTCCGCAAAGGCCCAACAGGTGTATGCCACTAGCCAGACAAATGGCCGCACCGGTCTGTGTTTGCTTTGCGGCCCTGCCGTTACCAACCCTGGCAATGCTGTAAGCGCCAGCCGTACTGACTATGCCACCTTCAACATGGATGGAGTGGCCGTAGGTGTTTCTGTATTTGAAACATTACAGTTCCCTTCTGTAAACCCCAATCCTGGCTGCGATTCCCTCGTTATCCAGATCGGGAGCTCCCAGGCATTGTTGTCGGCTAACCTGCTGAGCAACATCACTGTCACTACGTACAACGGCGCCACGTCCAACAATGACGCGGTGACCGTAACGCCCTCCTTACTACGCCTGCTGGACGATAGCTCCACGGCCCTCATTGTGCTGCGCCCCACTGCTGCCTTTGACCGCGTGGAGATCCGGGAGTCTGCCCTCATTGCGGCCCTCTCCAGCCTGCGGCTGTATTTTGCATACCATGCACCCATCAATCTTAATAATATTACCATCGCCAATGGGGGCACTGCCACTGTATGCGCCGGCAGCCCCATCAGCTTATCCGCCTCCGTACCCGCGGGCGGCGCTACTATTCAATGGTTCACGACAGCTACGGGTGGCACACCTGTAGCAGCTACCAATAATTATACATTTACGCCCACGGCAAACACCACGTTATATGCAGGTGCAGTGCTGGGCAATTGCAGCAGCACTACCCGGCAGGCCGTTACGGTGAACGTAAATCCAACACCGCCCACGCCCACAGTAAGCGCCACTACTGCTACGGTGTGCAGCGGGCAAACAGCCACCTTCAGTATTAACAACCCACAAGCTGGGGTAACCTATACGTGGTACGATGCCGCTACCGGCGGTACATCGCAGGGCACAGGCAGTACCTTCATCACACCCTCACTGGCCACCACTACTTCTTATTATGCAGAAGCATCACTGGCCACCGGCTGTACCAGCCCCGCACGCACGCAGGTAACCGCTACAGTAAATGCCACACCGGCTGCACCGGTGGTAACTCCTGCCACGCAAGCCATTGCCGGCGGCCATACCGCTACCATCAATATCAGCAATCCCGTAGCCGGCGCCACTTACAACTGGTACACTACGCCTACCGGCGGTTCACCCATCGCCACCGGTACCAGCTTTACCACACCAGTGTTGTATACCAATGCCACTTACTATGCGGCAGTAACAAGCGCACAAGGTTGTGAAAACAACAGCCGCACACTGGCCACCGTAACCGTGACCATCAACAACAATGTATCGTGCAGCTTTGCCACCACGCAACAAAGCCCTGTGTATACCGGCGGTTTGAGCGCATGTGTGCTTTGCTCCGTTAATAATCCTAACAACGCAATTGACACCGATACCACTACGGCATCGTCCCTCACCACGCCGGTATCGCTGGCAGGCTACCTGGGACAATTGCTCACTTACCCGCATACGTACCTGCCGGGTGATAGTGTACGCTTGCTCCTGGGACTTCCCGGTGGGCTGGCAGACCTGCAGGCATTGGGCGCCATCCGCGTGGAAACGTATAATAATGGGGTAGCCAATGGTGATGCAGTGTCTGTCAACAACCCGCTGCTCACACTCAATCTCCTGGGCGGGGAGCGCTTTAACGCCACCGTACCGGCCACCAAGCCGTTCAACGCCGTGCTGGTAAGCATAGGAGGCGTAGGCACGTTAATTACTACTTTAAATATTTATGGTGCATCCGTGATCGTACCGAGACCGGTGGTAAATCCCGCATCTGCCAGCATTTGCACCGGCAGCACGGCCTCCCTTACAGTAACGGCACCCACCGGTGGTGCAGACATCGCCTGGTACACTGTACCGGTAGGCGGCACTGCGGTAGGCACCGGCACCACCTTTACTTCACCGGCGCTCAGCGCTACCACTACCTATTATGTGGAAGCAGGGCGTTATGGTTGTGCAAACCCGGTTCGTACACCCGTTACCGTGCAGGTAAATACCCAGCCCGCGGCACCAGTACGCGCCACGTCCAATGACAGCGTGTGCGCAGGCCAGGCCGCTACCCTGGCAGTGACCCCGGTGACCGGTGTTACCTTCTCCTGGTACGCCAGCGATACTGCCAGCACTCCGCTGGCTACCGGCGCTAACTTCACCACGCCGGCACTTACTACCAGCACAATTTATTATGTGAGCGCCAGCAATGGCGGTTGCAGCAGCGCCACCCGCACGGCCATCACCGCTGTGGTAGCGGCTGCGCCCACCGGCGTTACGGTAACCCCCGCGGGAGCCACTATCCAGGCCGGCCAGTCTGTGACCTTCACAGCCAGTGCGGCATCCGGTGCAGCAAACTTCAATTGGTTTACCACCGCCACCGGGGGAACCAGCATTGCCAGCGGCGCTACCTTCACTTCGCCCTTATTATTCTCCAATACCACCTACTACGTGGAAGCCAGCAACCCCACTACCGGTTGCATAAGCACTCAGCGTATAGCCGTTACCGTTAATGTGATCAATCCTAACGTACCGGACATCTCCTGCGGTGCCGCCGGCAGCCAGTCTGCCAGCACCAACGGCTTATGCGTGGGTTGCTACGTGGAAAATCCCGGCCTGGCGGTAGATAATGACCCTGCCACCGGATCTACGCTGCACGTGGTACTTGGCCTGCTGGGCGGGTATGTACAACAAACCTTCCAGTTCGGCTCCGTAAGCAATGGAGACAGTGTACACATTGGCCTCAGCTTCCCCACCGGCCTGGCCGATGTGGGCCTGCTGAGCAGCGTGCAGGTACAGTCTTACAGTGGCAATACGGCGAATAACGACCTCACCTCCGTAAGCCCACAGATGCTCACCCTGCGTCTGAACACTGCACAGGCCACGGCCAACTTCCTGCCGGCCGCCCCGTACGACCGCATTGTGGTACGCCTTAATTCCGGGGTGCTCGGTGCGCTCAGCGCCGTGAACGTGGAATATGTACAACGCTTTGTAAGCACGCCCACCCCGCAGGCAGATTCTGTATACGCCTGCAGCGGCCAGCCTGCTACACTGCATGCCAGCACCCCTGCCAATGCCACCTTCCGCTGGTATACCCAGCCCACAGGCGGTACACCGGTAGGCACTGGTGCAGACTTTACCACCCCTGCTGTGAATGCCAATACCGTATACTACCTGGAAGCCGCATCGGCAGATGGTTGTCCCAGCCCGTCACGTGCAGCCGTGAAAGTATTTGCCGGCCTGCCCGGTGCGGAGGTAACACCTGACAATGTAACGGTGAACAGTGGCGACCAGACCACTTTCAATATCGTAAATCCCAATCCTGGCTACACCTATACCTGGTACGATGCGCCCTCCGGCGGCAGCGTGGTACACACGGGTACCAGCTTTACCACACCTGCACTGACTTCCAGTACCAGCTATTATGTAGTGGTAAGCAACGGCACCGGTTGCTCCAGCACCGTGCGCACACAGGTGACAGTGAATATCAATATCCCCATGGACCCGGCTCCCTGTAGCTACGCCAATACGCAGACCAGCCCCGTAAGCACGGCGGTGTGCCTGCTTTGCAGCATTACAGATCCCGGCTATGCAGTGGATAGCAACCGCAATACCGCCAGCAAGATCACCGCTGCGGTAGGCATAGCCGGCTACTATGGACAGACCCTCCACTTCTCCAATACCTACCCTGCAGGCGACAGTGTGCAGGTAGAGCTGGAAGTTCCCGGCGGCGTGGTAGACGCACAGATCCTGGGCGGCATCCGCTTTGAAACGTACAACGGCGCCACCGCCAACGGTGATGGCCGTATGCTCTCTGATTCCGTGGTGAACCTGTCCATACTCCCCGGTACCAATAAATTCCGTGTAACCGTTCCAGTTAGTAAAGCATTTGATGGCGTGAACATCAGCGTGGGTGGCCTGATAAGCGCCGTCACCAGCGTGCTGGTATACGATGCCGCCGCCGTGGTGCCCAGTCCCACCGTAACGGCACCTGACGGCATTTGCAGCGGCACTACCGCCACGCTGAAAGCTACGGCCCCGGCCAATGCAGACATTACCTGGTACACCCAGGCAGTAGGCGGCACGGCAGCAGGCAGTGGTTATACCTTTACTACACCGGCCCTCACCAAGTCCACCACTTATTATGTGGCTGCAGGCCGCTACGGTTGTAACTCCCCGGCCCGCACTGCGGTAACCGTAAATGTGGGCAACCCCGCCGCAGCGCCCACTGCAGCAGGCACCCAGGTTTGCGCAGGCACTACTGCCACGCTCACCGCTACCGCTCCGGCCAATGTAACCTTCCAGTGGTTTACCAGTGCAACAGATACTACCGTGATCTTCACCGGTGCCAGCTTCACTACCGGCGTGCTGAATGCAGATACCACCTTCTACGTGGCCAGCAACAGTAATGGATGCCGCAGTGGCCGCACCGCTGTACCGGTAACGGTAGGCCATGTGCCCACCGCATTTAATGTAACGCCCAGTAGTGTTACCGTGGCCTACGGCAGCTCTGTGGTCTTTACCGCTACCGCTGCAGATACCGCAGCCATCTTCAACTATTATACTACCGCTACCGGCGGTACGCCTGTCTTCACCGGCAAGGTGTTCCAGACGCCCTCCCTCACCACTAATACCACTTACTACGCAGAAGCCACTACCAAGGCCGGTTGCGCTACGAACTTCCGCATTCCGCTTACAGTGACCGTACTGGCAGACACCAGCAACGGCCGTGTGCCCTGCGATGCAGCTACTGCGCAAACCAACACTGCCAATGGCATCTGCGTGGGTTGCTACGTAGACAATCCCGGTTATGCCATAGACAGCAGCACCGCTACCGGCAGCACCCTGCACACCATACTGGGCCTGCTGGGTGGATATGTATCTCAAACCCTGATCTTCCCCTCTGTAAGTGAAGTGGGAGACAGTGTGCGGATAGACCTCACCGTGGCAAGCGGCCTGGCAGACGTAGGCCTGCTGAGCACTGTGCAGGTAGGTACCTATAATGGCACTACTTTCAATAACGACCTGCAGGCGGTGAACGGTGGGCCCATCACCCTGCGCCTGATCAGCAACAACCAGGCTTACTTCACCTTTAAGCCCACCCAGTCATTTGACCGGGTAGAAGTAAGACTGAATTCCGGCCTGGTCCAGGCTATCAATGCGATCACTATCCGCGATGCCTACCGTAAAGTAGCTGTGCCGGTGGTGAGCGGATCTGATACCGCCCGCATCTGCGCCGGCCAGTCCGCCAGCCTGGCGGTGGCGCCGGTGACCAATGTGACCATGCGCTGGTATACCCAAAGTATTGGCGGCACACCGGTATTCACCGGCAACAATTATGTAACGCCTAATCTCACCAACAGTACTACCTTCTGGGTAGAAGCGGTGCGTACCAGCACGGATTGCGCTACGCAACCACGTGTACCCGTTACCGTTATAGTGCTGCCCACACCCAATGTTCCGCAGGCACTGGCAGACACCATCACCATTTGCAGCGGCAGCAAGGCTACCTTCCATGCTACTGCACCGGCGGGCGCCCTGTTCCAATGGTACAGCACTGCTACCGGTGGTACCCCGCTGGATACGGGTGCAACATTCACCACGCCGGCCCTGACCAAATCTACCATCTATTACCTGGAAGCAGCGAGTGAAACCGGAGGCTGCGCCAATGCTACCCGTATAGCTGTACTGGCAAACGTGATCAGCATGCCGCCCCCGCCCACCGTTACCCCTGCCGGCGATACCATCTGCGCACATAACAGCGTGGTACTACAGGCCAGCTCCACGACGCCCGGCCTGGTGTACAACTGGTACAGCAGCGCCACCGGTGGTACTGCCATCGCTACAGGCCCCAACTTCACCACGCCGGTGCTGGACAGCAGCGTTACCTACTACGTGGAAAGCGTAGCCGGCACCTGCTCCAGCAGTACCCGCACCGCGGCCATCGTAAAGGTGAATCCCCTGCCCACGGCGCCGGTGATCACCCCCACTTCCGCAACGGTAAATGCAGGTACCACACAAACCTTTGCTGCAGACTCCAGCCGTCCCGGTATTACGAACCGTTGGTACACGGTAGCTACTGGTGGTAGCCCTGTGTACACCGGCAACAAATACACAACACCGCCATTAACGGCAAGCGTGACCTATTACGTAGAGTCCATGAGCACCAGTGGTTGTGTAAGCGCCCGCACGGCAGTAAGCGTAACTGTTAACAGCGTAACCCCCGGGTGCGCCCTGGTAACTGCCCAGACCAATGACGTGAACGGGCTTTGCCTGGGCTGTGCTGTAACAAACCCCGCCAACGCCATCGATGCAGACACCACTACTTACTCCACGCTGAGCGCGCTGGTAAACCTGGTGAATGGTTACGTATCACAAACACTGGTAATGCCCACCCCGGGCGCCGCCGGCGATACCGCCCGTTTTGCCCTGGAATTCCCGGCGCAGCTGGTAAATGCCAGCCTGATAGGCGGACTGCAGGTACAATCCTTCAATGGTGCTACTCCCAACGGGGACCTGCATAATGTGAACATAAGTACCATCACACTGAATGTGCTCAGCGGTTCCAATAAGTTCTACCTGGACGTAGTGCCGGCAGCAGCTTATGACCGTATTGAAATAAGATTGAACAGCGGTGCCGTATCTGCCGCACAGACCCTGCGCATTTACTACGGTGGGCTGAAACCCATTACCCCGGCTGTGACCCCGGCCAACGTGACCATCTGTGCCGGCAGCACTACTACGCTGCATGCTACCGCACCGGCCGTGGCCCGTATTGAATGGTATAGCGCACCGGTAGGCGGCACCCTGCTGTACACCGGCGGTGATTACATCACCCCGGCGCTGACCACTACCACTACTTACTATGTACAAACGGTAAGGATCGCAAACAACTGTCCGAACCCGAACCGTGTACCCGTTACCGTTAGTGTGCTGCCGGTACCCACCGTGACCATCACGGGTGGTAACCTTTCCATCTGCTCCGGTACACCGGTATCCATTGCAGCTACCGTAACACCTGCCACGGCCACCGTGCGCTGGTACGATGCTGCCACAGGCGGCAACCTGGTATACACCGGCAACCCGCTGGTAACCGGCAACCTTACAAAGGATACTACTTTCTATGCAGAAGGCTATAACGGTACTTGCGGCGCTGCCACCCGTACCGCGGTGAAAGTGACTGTAGGCAAAGCAGTAACCCCGCCGGTGCTGGCCAGCAATAACATAAGCATCTGCAGCGGCCAGACCGCCACGCTCAAAGTGACCAGCGATACCACCGGCCTGGTGTTCCGCTGGTATACCGCAGCCATTGGCGGCACGCCGGTATTTACCGGGGCCACCTATATTACCGGTGCGCTCACGGCCAATGCGGTTTACTACGTAGAAACCGCAAACGCCAGTGGCGCGTGCAATACCGCCAGCGCCCGCACCGTGGCCAACGTACAGGTAAGTACTGTGCCTACCGTGCCTGTGCCTGCCGCCACCTCCGATACGGTGTGCCTGGGCCAGCCCGTAACCCTTGCGGTGAGCAACCCGCAGGCAGGCCTTACCTATCAATGGTACGCTACCGCCAGTGGAGGAACCCCGCTCTTTACAGGCGCTATCTTCAATATTGCCAGCGCTGATACCTCCGCTACTTATTATGTACAGGCCAGCAGCGGCGCAGGATGCAGCAGCACCTCCCGTGCAGCCGTGAAAGTGGTGGTACGCACCGCACCGGCCACGCCTACGCTTACAATAGCCAGCCAGAATATCTGTTCCGGGCAGCAGGCTACCTTCACCATCAATGCACCGGTAGCCGGTATCACTTACCGCTGGTACGATGCCGCTTCCGGCGGCAACCTGCTGGCCACCGGCACCAGCTTCACCACGCCGGCGCTCACCGCAGCCGCCACTTATTATGTGGCTGCCTATAACGCAAACTGCGCCGGCAGCTCGCGCGCGGTAGCGGCAGTGACAGTGGGCACACCCACCACGCCCACATTGGTGAGCAATAACCTGAATGTATGCTCCGGCCAGTCTGCCACCTTCCAGGTATCTTCCCCGGTGAGCGGCGTTACTTATAACTGGTATACCGTAGCAACCGGCGGCACACCGGCACACACCGGCACCAGCTTCACTACCAGTGCACTCACCGCCACCACCACGTTCTATGTGGAAGCAACCGGCAGCACCGGCTGCAGCACCAGCTCTGCCCGGGCAGTAGCTACGGCTACCATTGTACCGGCACCTGGTACGCCCACCCTGGCAGCTGCCAGCGCGGTAACCTGCGCGGGAGGTAACGTTACCTTCACTGTAACCGCGCCGCAAACCGGCATCACCTACCAGTGGTTTGACGCAGCTACCGGCGGCAACCTGCTCTCAACCGGTACCAGCTTCACGGCCAGCAATGTGGTAAAAACCACCACGTATTATGTGGAAGGCCTCAGCAACGGCGGCTGCTCCAGCGCCACCCGCGCAGCAGCTACTGCCACCGTGGCCACCACACCGGTGAACCCCACGCTCACGGCAGATAACATCACTACCTGCATAGGCGGCACGGCCTCCTTCGCCGTGGCCAGCCCGGATAATAACCTGGTGTACACCTGGTGGGATGCTGCCAGCGGCGGTACACAGGTAGGTACGGGTGCTACCTTTACGTCACCGGCACTCTCTGCAGACAAGACCTACTTTGTGCAGGCAGCAGTGGCCAATGGCAGCTGCACCAGTCCCGCACGCACACCGGCACACGCCCTGGTGACCAACACCCTGGCCGTGCCCACCGTGACCAATGCAGCCACCGTGGCCTGCGCAGGTCAGCCGGTAACCATCAGCGTACAGAACCCGCTTAACGGCGTGCTGTATCGCTGGTACACCACCGCTACCGGCGGCACAGCGGTCTTCACGGGACCGGATTACACCATCACCGGTATTACCGCTTCCCAGACTTACTACGTGGAAGCCGCTACCACCGCAGGTTGCGTAAGCACCAGCCGTGCAGCCGCAGCCATCACCGTAAGCACTGCACCCACTACGCCTACCCTGGCAGCAGACCAGGTAGGGCTGTGCACTGGCCAGCAGGCTACGCTCACCGTGAGCAACCCGCAGGCTGGCGTGCAGTACAAATGGTACACCACGGCCACCGGCGGCACCGCCCTGGCTACCGGCGCCACCTTCAAGACACCGGCCATTACTGCTACGACCAATTATTACGTGGAGGCACAAAATACCACTGGCGGTTGCACAAGTGCGACCAGGGCCATCGCTACGGTGAGCCTGCTTCCGGCTGGCGCTACCCCCAATGTAACCGGCGACCAGGTAGTATGCCCCGGATCATCTGCTACGCTCACTGCCAGCAGCACCGTACCGGGCGCCATCTTCAGCTGGTACACCAGCGAAACGGCTACCACACCGGTTTACACCGGCAATAGCTTCACCACCCCGGCCCTCACCACATCTACCACTTACTTCGTGGGTGCCGCCCCGGGCACGTTCTGCGGCAGCGCGGATAAAGTAAGCGCAGATGTGAACGTGGAACAGCAGCTCCCCGCACCCAATGTGCACGTGTGCGACAGCAGCAAACAAGACCAGGTGACCTTCTGTTGGGACCCGGTACAGGGTGCACAGGGTTATGAAGTGAGTGTGAATGGCGGCAGCTTTATTGCGCCCAGCTCCGGTACTACCGGCACCAGCCACACCGTAACCGGCCTGCAGTCTGGCCAGCGTGTAGCCTTCGAGGTGAGAGCACTGGGTCAACTGGCCTGCGCCACCAGCGGCATTGCAGCGATAGAAGGCAGGGCCGCTTCACCTAAAGGCAATGTGATCTACGTGCCCAACGTCTTCTCGCCAAACGGCGATGGCAGCAACGATAAGCTGTATGTGTACAGTGAGTCCATTGCCACCATGGAATTTATCGTATACAACAAGTGGGGCCAGCAGATCTTCATCAGCAAGGATATCCATACCGGCTGGGATGGCACAGTGAGTGGATCTCCGCAGCCAACCGGCGTGTATGTATGGGCGCTCAGGGCCACTATGACGGATGGCACCCAGCAAACCCGCTACGGTTCAGTAACCGTGGTACGCTAA
- a CDS encoding PorP/SprF family type IX secretion system membrane protein: MKNLFVLMLLALGLMVPRLAQAQVDPHFSQYYAFPLWLNPALTGVVDGDYRATVNYRNQWAPIGSPYTTAGFSFDAPTNKNIGVGVSLLNMSAGEAGYNYFNLMASFSYQGVKFGRNESQHIVFGLQGGLTSRKVDPAKFQTGMQYSPGLGFDPSMYSGESLTRTHSNDFDAAVGVLYYDGNGDHAANPFLGFSAAHITQPNDKFLTTDNDRHVLPVRYLVHGGVRLRVDDRFAVTPHFMYLRQGNAEEKFVGLYAQYKVSPEVYVLGGASVRFKDAVVPYVGFHFKNALLGLSYDATTSQLNKLTNGVNTFEISLSYICRKKRVLPEENFFCPRL; the protein is encoded by the coding sequence ATGAAAAACTTGTTCGTTCTGATGCTGCTTGCCTTGGGCTTAATGGTGCCCAGGCTGGCGCAGGCACAGGTAGACCCGCATTTTTCCCAATACTATGCCTTCCCCTTGTGGCTCAATCCAGCGCTGACCGGTGTTGTGGACGGCGATTACCGCGCTACGGTAAACTACCGCAACCAATGGGCGCCTATCGGCTCACCTTACACTACGGCCGGTTTCAGCTTTGATGCGCCTACCAATAAAAATATCGGTGTAGGGGTAAGTCTCCTTAATATGTCTGCCGGCGAAGCAGGCTACAACTACTTTAACTTAATGGCCAGCTTCTCCTACCAGGGCGTAAAGTTTGGCAGGAATGAAAGCCAGCACATCGTGTTTGGCCTGCAGGGAGGGCTCACCAGCCGCAAAGTGGATCCCGCAAAGTTCCAGACAGGCATGCAATACTCGCCAGGCCTGGGTTTCGACCCCTCTATGTACAGCGGTGAGTCACTGACAAGGACCCACAGCAACGACTTTGATGCGGCAGTAGGGGTACTGTACTACGATGGCAATGGTGATCACGCAGCTAATCCCTTCCTGGGTTTCAGCGCCGCACACATTACCCAGCCCAATGACAAATTCCTCACTACGGACAATGACCGCCATGTGTTGCCGGTGCGCTACCTGGTACACGGTGGTGTACGCCTCCGGGTGGACGATCGCTTTGCCGTAACACCCCACTTCATGTACCTGAGACAAGGGAATGCCGAAGAAAAATTTGTAGGGTTGTACGCGCAATACAAAGTAAGCCCCGAAGTATATGTGCTGGGCGGCGCCAGCGTGCGTTTCAAGGATGCGGTGGTGCCTTACGTGGGCTTCCACTTTAAGAACGCCCTCCTGGGCCTCAGCTACGACGCCACCACCTCCCAGTTAAACAAACTTACCAACGGCGTGAATACGTTTGAGATTTCCCTTTCCTACATCTGCAGAAAGAAGAGAGTGCTGCCGGAAGAAAACTTCTTCTGCCCCAGGCTGTAA